In the Paraflavitalea devenefica genome, one interval contains:
- a CDS encoding SDR family NAD(P)-dependent oxidoreductase codes for MAKTIFITGASRGFGKLWAAAFLERGDQVVATARNLDTLKDLQQQYGDALLPIQLDVNNRAASFAAVQQAYKHFGRIDVLINNAGYGLFGTIEEASEQEARDQLETNVFGLLWATQAVIPIMRAQGKGHIIQVSSVLGLITLPVLGLYNASKWAVEGLSETLAAEVKGFGIDVTLVEPNGFTTDWGGASAVHSQPLAVYEGVKAAFAAGVTPDIFGNPAATPAAILKLVDTANPPLRLFLGKVALPWTKQVYAERLATWEEWDEVAVAAHG; via the coding sequence ATGGCAAAGACAATTTTTATAACAGGCGCTTCCCGGGGATTCGGGAAGCTTTGGGCAGCAGCTTTTTTGGAACGTGGCGACCAGGTAGTAGCCACCGCCAGGAACCTCGACACGCTTAAAGACCTCCAACAGCAATACGGCGATGCCTTGCTTCCTATTCAACTGGATGTAAATAACCGGGCTGCCAGTTTCGCGGCTGTGCAGCAAGCCTATAAGCACTTTGGCAGGATTGATGTGCTGATCAATAATGCGGGCTATGGCCTTTTTGGTACGATTGAAGAAGCAAGTGAACAGGAGGCCCGTGACCAGCTGGAAACGAATGTGTTTGGCCTGTTGTGGGCCACCCAGGCGGTCATTCCCATCATGCGGGCACAGGGCAAAGGACATATTATCCAGGTATCCAGTGTATTGGGCCTGATTACGTTGCCTGTCCTGGGACTGTACAATGCGTCCAAATGGGCAGTGGAAGGATTGAGTGAAACACTGGCCGCAGAAGTGAAAGGTTTTGGTATTGATGTAACTTTAGTGGAGCCTAATGGATTTACCACCGACTGGGGCGGCGCTTCCGCCGTACATAGCCAACCTCTTGCTGTATATGAGGGAGTGAAAGCAGCTTTTGCAGCCGGCGTAACACCCGACATTTTTGGAAATCCTGCAGCTACACCAGCCGCCATATTAAAGCTGGTTGATACAGCCAATCCACCATTGCGCCTTTTCCTGGGGAAAGTAGCATTGCCCTGGACTAAGCAGGTGTATGCAGAACGCCTCGCTACCTGGGAGGAATGGGATGAAGTGGCAGTGGCTGCGCATGGGTAG
- a CDS encoding helix-turn-helix domain-containing protein, whose amino-acid sequence MLHFKSLSEMHRATGFPPPENPMLSLFRCNQTCSYGNTAFTSDFYMIALKKMKAGVIVYGRTKYDHDSGGSLYFTKPRQVIEMRDIELEEDGFVIYFHEDFLNGHPLHADIKKYHYFEYEANEALHLSPREEEIIWELYNKIATEYHNNQDEYSRDIILTHIDSILKYSQRFYKRQFINRTEVSGKAVSKFNQALLSYFEKGLLTEKGLPTVTSMAATLHMSTRYLSDTLKQETGKTAIELIHIFLVSEAKNRLKGEDTTIAEIAFSLGFENLPYFSRLFKKEVGVSPNQYKKQFN is encoded by the coding sequence ATGCTACATTTTAAGAGTTTGAGCGAGATGCATCGCGCCACTGGTTTTCCGCCGCCAGAGAATCCTATGCTGAGTCTTTTCCGGTGCAACCAAACCTGCTCTTATGGTAATACGGCGTTTACTTCGGATTTCTATATGATCGCGCTGAAGAAGATGAAAGCCGGGGTGATCGTGTATGGCAGAACAAAATACGATCATGACAGTGGGGGCTCCCTGTATTTTACGAAGCCACGGCAGGTTATAGAGATGCGCGATATAGAATTGGAAGAAGACGGGTTTGTCATTTATTTCCATGAAGATTTTTTAAATGGTCATCCGCTCCATGCCGACATAAAGAAGTATCATTATTTCGAGTATGAAGCGAATGAAGCACTGCACCTGTCGCCGCGGGAAGAAGAAATCATCTGGGAACTGTATAATAAGATCGCTACAGAATACCACAATAACCAGGATGAGTACAGCCGCGATATTATCCTTACGCATATTGATTCTATCCTCAAGTATTCCCAGCGCTTTTATAAACGTCAGTTCATTAACCGCACGGAAGTTTCAGGTAAAGCCGTATCGAAGTTTAACCAGGCATTGCTTTCTTATTTTGAAAAGGGCCTTTTAACGGAGAAGGGATTGCCTACAGTAACATCCATGGCTGCAACGTTACATATGTCGACCCGCTACTTAAGTGATACGCTGAAGCAGGAGACCGGCAAGACCGCCATTGAGCTGATCCATATTTTCCTGGTGTCGGAAGCAAAGAACAGGTTGAAAGGGGAAGATACCACGATTGCTGAGATTGCTTTCAGCCTGGGGTTTGAGAACCTGCCTTATTTCTCCCGATTGTTTAAGAAGGAAGTGGGAGTGAGTCCGAACCAGTATAAGAAGCAGTTTAATTAG
- a CDS encoding GMC oxidoreductase: MQNTFDAIVIGSGISGGWAAKELTEKGLTTLVLERGRDVKHLVDYPTTSLMPYEFEHRGRLTQEIQEANPIASRCYAFREDALHFFVKDAEHPYIQEKPFDWIRGYQVGGKSLLWARQTQRWSDFDFEGPVRDGFAVDWPIRYADLAPWYSHVERFAGIAGNRDGLDSLPDGDFLPAWPLNIVEDHFKNTLKQKFNTRHLISARAAHLSQPQPIHLEQGRAKCQNRVLCQRGCPFGGYFSSNASTLPWAAKTGKLTLRPHSVVHSIIYDEKKGKATGVRVIDTQTKQEIVYNARIIFVNAAALNTNLILLNSTSGRFPQGLGNDNGLLGKYIAFHNYSATISAEYEGYLNYTTDGRNPAGGGYVPRFRNLYKQETDFLRGYAAGFNAHRSTSNPRPDAIGEDWKKQLLNPQPGLWRVGSHMMGETIPKATNFIALDKEQKDDWGVPLLRVNVAYDENDEKMRRDYHEQFTAMFAAAGFTNIKTHITPRNPGLDIHEMGGVRMGHDPKTSLLNKWNQLHACSNVFVTDGACMTSTATQNPSLTYMALTARAANHAMEELKKGNL, encoded by the coding sequence ATGCAGAATACTTTCGATGCCATCGTGATAGGCTCTGGTATCAGTGGCGGCTGGGCCGCTAAAGAGCTCACAGAAAAAGGGCTTACTACCCTTGTATTGGAAAGAGGCCGGGATGTGAAACACCTGGTGGATTATCCTACCACCAGCCTCATGCCCTATGAATTTGAACACCGTGGCCGCCTTACCCAGGAAATACAGGAAGCCAATCCCATCGCCAGCCGTTGCTATGCTTTCCGGGAAGATGCCCTCCACTTCTTTGTAAAAGATGCAGAACATCCTTACATACAGGAGAAACCTTTTGATTGGATACGCGGCTACCAGGTAGGTGGTAAATCATTATTGTGGGCGCGGCAAACACAGCGCTGGAGCGATTTTGATTTCGAAGGCCCTGTCCGCGATGGCTTTGCGGTAGACTGGCCTATCCGCTATGCCGATCTGGCTCCCTGGTACAGTCATGTAGAACGTTTTGCCGGTATTGCCGGCAACCGGGACGGACTGGACAGCCTGCCCGACGGCGACTTCCTGCCCGCCTGGCCCCTGAACATCGTAGAAGACCATTTTAAAAATACCCTGAAGCAAAAATTCAACACCCGTCATCTCATCAGCGCCCGTGCTGCTCACCTGTCACAGCCGCAGCCCATTCACCTGGAGCAGGGCAGGGCCAAATGTCAGAACCGCGTGCTTTGCCAGCGCGGCTGTCCCTTTGGAGGCTACTTCAGCAGCAATGCTTCCACCTTGCCCTGGGCGGCCAAAACGGGGAAGCTCACCCTGCGTCCGCATTCCGTAGTCCATTCCATTATATATGATGAGAAGAAAGGGAAGGCCACCGGAGTACGCGTTATTGATACCCAGACCAAACAGGAGATCGTCTACAATGCCCGCATCATCTTTGTCAATGCGGCTGCATTGAATACCAACCTCATTCTGCTGAATTCAACCTCCGGCAGGTTCCCACAGGGATTGGGCAACGACAATGGACTGCTGGGCAAATACATTGCGTTCCACAACTACAGCGCCACCATCTCCGCCGAATACGAAGGATACCTCAACTATACTACCGATGGCCGTAATCCTGCGGGCGGCGGTTATGTCCCCCGTTTCAGGAACCTCTACAAGCAGGAAACCGATTTTCTGCGGGGCTATGCCGCAGGTTTCAATGCCCACCGCTCCACCAGTAATCCCCGGCCCGATGCCATTGGGGAAGACTGGAAAAAGCAATTGCTGAATCCTCAGCCCGGCCTCTGGCGGGTAGGAAGTCACATGATGGGGGAGACCATTCCCAAAGCAACCAACTTCATCGCATTGGATAAGGAGCAGAAAGATGATTGGGGTGTTCCCTTACTGCGGGTCAATGTAGCCTATGATGAGAACGACGAAAAAATGCGCCGGGATTATCATGAGCAGTTTACGGCCATGTTTGCCGCTGCCGGCTTCACCAACATCAAAACCCATATTACACCACGGAACCCCGGTTTGGATATCCATGAAATGGGCGGCGTGCGGATGGGCCACGACCCCAAAACCTCCCTGCTCAACAAATGGAACCAGCTACATGCCTGTTCCAACGTGTTCGTTACCGATGGCGCCTGCATGACGTCCACGGCTACCCAAAACCCGTCCCTCACCTACATGGCCCTCACGGCCCGCGCCGCCAACCATGCAATGGAAGAACTGAAAAAGGGAAATCTGTAA
- a CDS encoding gluconate 2-dehydrogenase subunit 3 family protein: MNRRTLLKHAIILGGGMVFIPACGGKEEKKASAWKHLSLTAGEEALVGEMVETLIPATDTPGAKALEIDRFVLMMVDDCYPKDQQAGFVKGLQQSPAVAEKLFHRSFDKCSTEEKIKILQALSTHTAETGQFYKLLRELTREGYLKSKFVMTKLLPYELVPGRYNGYVLLKQQTA; this comes from the coding sequence ATGAACAGGAGAACCTTATTAAAACATGCGATCATCCTCGGCGGAGGTATGGTATTCATTCCCGCCTGTGGTGGCAAAGAAGAAAAAAAAGCATCGGCCTGGAAACACCTTTCCCTTACTGCCGGTGAGGAGGCCCTCGTAGGGGAAATGGTGGAAACCCTCATTCCGGCTACCGATACGCCTGGCGCCAAAGCATTGGAAATAGACCGCTTTGTACTAATGATGGTGGATGATTGCTATCCCAAAGACCAGCAGGCCGGTTTTGTAAAAGGATTACAACAATCACCAGCGGTAGCAGAGAAACTATTCCACCGGTCGTTTGACAAGTGCAGCACAGAAGAGAAAATAAAAATATTACAGGCATTGTCTACCCATACTGCTGAAACAGGTCAGTTTTACAAACTGCTGCGGGAACTTACCCGCGAAGGCTATCTTAAAAGCAAATTTGTAATGACGAAACTGCTGCCTTACGAACTGGTACCTGGCCGGTACAATGGTTATGTCTTACTCAAACAGCAAACGGCTTAA
- a CDS encoding carbonic anhydrase family protein has product MKNSLCYVIISFLLVFFFSCDNPAAGPSADAGKDTDFAAAHQVMVDSSEVLENSVLTQEQQNALTPAEVLNILKEGNDDFVNDRLTIRNTSSRIRAAAMSQYPKAVILSCLDSRVPVEDVFHRGIGDIFVARVAGNIENEDILGSMEYGCKVSGARLILVLGHEHCGAIKSAIDDVKLGNITALLAKIRPAVTSLTGFNGDKSSKNDSFVHAVCEQNVKLTIENIRKHSPILATMEKDKTIIIQGAIYNMGSGKVIFL; this is encoded by the coding sequence ATGAAAAATTCATTGTGCTATGTGATCATTTCTTTTCTACTGGTCTTCTTTTTCTCCTGTGACAATCCGGCTGCTGGTCCTTCCGCAGACGCCGGGAAAGATACCGATTTCGCCGCAGCGCACCAGGTGATGGTGGATAGCAGCGAGGTACTGGAAAACAGCGTATTGACCCAGGAACAACAAAATGCCTTAACTCCAGCGGAGGTATTAAATATCTTAAAAGAAGGCAATGATGATTTTGTAAATGACCGCCTGACTATCCGTAACACCTCCTCCCGGATAAGGGCTGCTGCTATGAGTCAGTATCCTAAAGCGGTCATACTTTCCTGTTTAGATTCACGGGTACCGGTGGAGGATGTGTTTCACCGGGGGATTGGGGATATTTTTGTAGCGCGGGTGGCAGGCAATATTGAAAATGAAGATATCCTGGGCAGTATGGAGTATGGATGCAAGGTGTCGGGCGCCAGATTAATCCTGGTATTGGGTCATGAGCATTGCGGTGCTATTAAATCAGCTATTGATGATGTAAAGCTGGGCAATATTACGGCCCTATTGGCAAAGATAAGACCCGCCGTAACAAGCTTAACCGGGTTCAACGGAGATAAAAGCTCCAAAAATGACAGTTTTGTTCATGCGGTGTGTGAACAGAATGTAAAGCTCACGATAGAAAATATACGCAAGCATAGTCCCATCCTGGCAACCATGGAAAAAGACAAGACGATCATTATCCAGGGCGCCATATATAATATGGGAAGTGGGAAGGTGATCTTTCTATAA